The genomic window ATGCTTTGAGGTAAGGCGAGTGAAACAAGATGGCTgtaaaaagattgaaaataccTGTACGTACGTGTAGTCTTGATTTGATActactcccactcccactcccactcccactcccaccaGATCTACGACGAACAGTTCCCGCACCCAGGTAGTGAAAGTCTGCGAGGGGCACATACCTTTTACCTTTCCTTCGGTCCTACGTAGCTTTCTCTAATCAAGTGCGGGAAAAAGTGTAATCGATGTACCGGCAACACCTAGCTGTCATAGGTGTCATAGATGCAACAAGTTGCAAGAAGCGTAATATAAGGGCAACAAAGTGAATGAGAGCCAGCCAACGCGAATGATTGAATCCGCAGCCGCGGACCTTGTATCGTATCATAGCATCAaacaaattacaaattattgGCCAATCTTGGACGGCCTGCTCCGATTCGCGCTGGATATCCCTTCTCCACCTCTGTCTGGAGATCACCCTCCTCATAAAAGCCTGCCTCCCTCTTAAACTGTGCTTGATCCTGCTCTTCGTCAGATCAAATACCCCAAAGCGTGTCTGTCTACCTCCTTCAGTCTTCGTGCAGTTGTTGTCGTGGCAAAATATCCAACCCTTTTGAAGCAATAGCTTTTTGGTACGTGGAATTCCTTTTTCATACCCCTCGCCCTCGTCTTATCTGGAACGCCCGCCCACTATTATGATGTCCAAACAAAAACCACACAGCCAGTAAGACTCCAATTATTACCAAAATAACTGGAGGTGGCAATTGATTCGATCCACAAACTTCAATCATTTACACACACAAAAAGATCTTCTACCAAGAGGATAcaattgttttgtttttcaaaactagatcaatcaatccattctcGTACCGCAAGGAGGAAGCTACAGATTACGTATCTTCTGCGCTAAGTCAATCAAGTGCTGGACTTCACACACAAAAATTTACTCCGCACTGTCGTTGATAAATCTTGTTGAGAAAAGACAAGTTCTTTGTTTGGCAACCAAAAATCTTTCATATTTTGAGCTAATTTCCTCTTCGAGATATCAGAAAACATTACTTGCACGATCTCAAGACCGCTTCCACACTCCACACCTCAATCTAGTAAAGAAGGAAGAGCAGCGCTCtcgatatcaaaacaaaatcgATCATACAATCGCCGGCCGCCTTGCCTACGATGGGCATTGGAAGGGCGGAAGATTTTAACGACAGACAAACTGAGATTGATGCGAGGAACGAGCCttacaatcaatatcaatatgagGCTGAGGGAAATGATTCATGGGCTGGAGCACTCCCAGTGAAGCAGTGAGTACTGCCGCTTGCTGCAACCTCTTATTGAGCTTCACTAATCACAAATCAGGGGTTTATATGATCCTAGCTTGGAGAAGGATGCTTGTGGTGTTGGTTTTGCTTGGTGAGAACTGTGAATTCGCTCCTTGAGGGAACATATCTAATCTCAATACAGTAACATTAAAGGCAAACCCAGCCACAAAATCGTCAGCGATGGTAGGCCTCTTATATTTCAGTGCAAGTACACATTTGCTAACCTTGCCACTTCCAGCACGAAACCTTCTTTGTAATATGACCCATAGAGGTGCTGTGGGTTCAGATGcgagagatggagatggagctGGTGTTATGACATCTATTCCTCACAAGTTCTTTATCAAAAATTTCGAGCGCGAGACAGATATCAAGCTTCCACCGTTAGGTCAATATGCTGTGGgaaatctcttcttcaaaccaGACGAGGAAACTCTACaagaatcaaagaaacaatTGGAAGAGATCTCTGAATCTCTAGGATTAAGAGTACTAGGCTGGCGAGAACCTCCTAAAGATTCTACTCTCCTTGGTCCTGCTGCTGCATCTCGTGAGCCTATCATATTGCAGCCCTTCGTAGTGCTAGCATCTGCATATGGCCCAGGAAACTCACCGGAAATTACCGACCCTGAGCAATTTGATGAGAAACTTTTCGAAAGACAACTCTATGTACTCCGAAAGCGTGCAACCCATACAATTGGTTTACACAATTGGTTCTACTTGTGTTCCCTTTCTAACAAGAACATTGTTTACAAAGGTCAACTCGCCCCTATACAGGTTTATCAGTATTTCTATGATCTGGTGAACGCCGATTACGAAGCCCATTTTGCTCTTGTCCATTCACGTTTTTCTACAAATACTTTCCCCTCGTGGGATCGTGCTCAGCCATTACGATGGGCAGCTCACAATGGTATGGCACAAGTAAATTGCTTAAACTAGCCTTGATACTAACTGTAGACACAGGTGAAATCAATACCCTTCGCGGAAACAAGAACTGGATGCGTGCCCGAGAAGGTGTAATGCAATCTGACGTTTTTGGTGAAGAGCTTGAATCGCTGTACCCGATCGTCGAAGATGGAGGCTCTGACTCAGCTGCGTTCGATAACGTACTTGAGTTACTCACTATCAATGGAGTTCTTTCCCTGCCCGAAGCTGTTATGCTGATGGTCCCAGAGGCATGGCAAGACAATGCCGCCATGGACCCAGCGAAGGCTGCTTTCTACGAGTGGGCAGCTTGTCAAATGGAACCTTGGGATGGACCTGCTCTTTTCACATTCGCCGATGGTAGATACTGCGGTGCAAATCTTGACAGAAACGGTCTCCGACCATGTAGATACTATGTCATGGATGATGACCGAATCATTTGCGCTTCTGAAGTCGGTACTATTCAAGTGGACCCAGAACGTGTTGTCCTGAAGGGCCGTTTGCAACCAGGAAAGATGCTTCTCGTCGACACCGTCGCGGGGCGCATCATCGATGATGCAGAACTGAAGAACACTGTGGCTAAACGTCATGATTTCCGATCTTGGCTTCACAAGGAGCTTGTCAGCTTACCTAAAGTTCACGAAAAATTGATAACTCAAGGTACTGTTGACTTGGAACCAAAGCCTGATGCTTCTACCATCCAGGAGGACGCCCTTCTGAAAGCTTTTGGGTACACCTTTGAGCAGGTTTCTTTGGTCCTTGCACCAATGGCTTCTGACGAAAAGGAGGCCCTTGGTTCCATGGGTAACGATGCGCCTCTCGCATGTCTTGCCGATGCTCCTCGTTTATTGTACGAATATTTCCGTCAACTTTTTGCCCAAGTCACCAATCCCCCTATCGATCCCATTAGAGAAGCTATTGTCATGTCACTCGATTGTTACGTTGGCCCTCAAGGAAACTTGTTAGGCATGGAGTCATCACAGTGTGGTAGATTGCTACTTCCAACACCTATTCTCTCTATTCCCGAGTTCAATGCCCTCAAGAACATCAACAAGTTCTATCCAAAATGGACTTCCAAAGTTATTGACTTGACATTCCCAAGATCTGAAGGCGTTGAAGGATATCTTAAACATTTGGATTATATTTGTGACGAAGCAACTGCTGCCATCGATAACAAGGATTCAATAATTATCCTTTCCGATCGTGCAACATCCGCCGACCGAGTCTCAGTTTCAACCCTTCTCGCTTCCGGAATGGTCCATCACCATCTCGTCAACAACAAATGGAGATCCCATGTTGCGTTAGTTGTCGAAACCGCTGAAGCTCGTGAGGTTCACCATATGTGCGTGCTTGTCGGATATGGTGTAGATGCCGTCAACCCATATCTTGCAATGGAATGTATCATCAAGCTGAACCGTGAAGGTCTCATCAGGAAGAAACTCAGTGATGACCAACTCATCCGCAACTACAAGTATTCTGCTGATGGTGGTATCCTAAAGGTCATGAGTAAGATGGGTATTTCTACACTCGCGAGTTACAAAGGTGCTCAAATCTTTGAAGCTCTTGGTGTTGATGATTCTGTGGTTGATCGATGCTTCAGGGGTACTGCTACAAGAATTAAGGGCATTACTTTTGAACAAATTGCCGAAGATGCTTTCAGATTCCACGAGAAGGGCTTCCCATCACGATACACTGTTACCATCCCAGGTCTTGTTGAATCTGGCGAGTATCATTGGCGTGATGGTGGTGAACCTCATATCAATGACCCTACCTCTATTGCCAACATCCAAGATGCCGTTAGAACCAAGAATGATAAGTCATACGAGGCTTACTCACTTTCCGAATACGAACAGATCAAATCTTGTACATTGCGAGGTCTCCTCGACTTCAACTTTGAGGAGAGCAATCCAGTACCAATTGATCAAGTCGAACCATGGACGGAGATTGTCAGAAGATTCTGTACTGGTGCCATGTCATACGGATCCATTTCCATGGAATCTCATTCCACTCTTGCTGTTGCGATGAATCGTCTCGGCGGCAAATCCAACACAGGTGAAGGTGGTGAAGACCCAGAACGTTCCGAGGTCATGTCAAATGGTGATACCATGAGATCAGCTATCAAACAAGTTGCATCTGGAAGATTCGGTGTTACTTCTAATTACCTTGCTGATTCAGACGAGCTTCAAATCAAGATGGCTCAAGGTGCCAAACCTGGAGAGGGTGGTGAGCTTCCTGGTCACAAGGTGTCACAATCCATTGCCAGAACTCGTCATTCCACACCTGGTGTTGGTCTTATCTCGCCACCTCCTCATCACGATATCTACtctattgaagatttgaaacaATTGATCTACGATCTCAAGTGTGCCAACCCTCGCTCCCGAGTATCTGTCAAGCTTGTATCTGAGACTGGTGTGGGTATCGTCGCTTCTGGTGTTGCCAAGGCAAAGGCTGATCACATCTTGATCTCTGGACACGATGGTGGAACTGGTGCTTCTCGATGGACTGGTATCAAATATGCCGGTTTGCCATGGGAACTTGGTCTTGCTGAGACCCATCAAACTCTAGTCTTGAACGATCTCCGTGGTCGTGTTGTTGTTCAAACTGATGGCCAACTTCGAACTGGTCGTGATGTTGCAATTGCATGTCTGCTTGGTGCAGAAGAATGGGGCTTTGCTACCACCCCTCTTATTGCCATGGGATGTATTATGATGAGAAAATGTCACCTGTATGAAAACTCCATCACTTCCTCTATTTGTTGAACATCTGCTAATTAATATCAAGGAACACCTGTCCAGTTGGTATCGCCACCCAAGATCCAGAACTTAGAAAGAAGTTCCAGGGTACTCCAGAGCATGTTATCAACTTCTTTTACTACATTGCAAACGAGCTGAGAGCCATTATGGCCAAACTTGGTTTCAGAACCATCAATGAGATGGTCGGGCATGCTGAATGTTTAAGAGTACGAGATGATCTCCGCACTAAGAAGACTAGCAACATCGATCTATCTCTCATCCTTACTCCTGCCCACAAGCTCAGACCTGGAGTTGCTACCTTCAACGTTCGCAAA from Botrytis cinerea B05.10 chromosome 15, complete sequence includes these protein-coding regions:
- the Bcglt1 gene encoding Bcglt1, with translation MGIGRAEDFNDRQTEIDARNEPYNQYQYEAEGNDSWAGALPVKQGLYDPSLEKDACGVGFACNIKGKPSHKIVSDARNLLCNMTHRGAVGSDARDGDGAGVMTSIPHKFFIKNFERETDIKLPPLGQYAVGNLFFKPDEETLQESKKQLEEISESLGLRVLGWREPPKDSTLLGPAAASREPIILQPFVVLASAYGPGNSPEITDPEQFDEKLFERQLYVLRKRATHTIGLHNWFYLCSLSNKNIVYKGQLAPIQVYQYFYDLVNADYEAHFALVHSRFSTNTFPSWDRAQPLRWAAHNGEINTLRGNKNWMRAREGVMQSDVFGEELESLYPIVEDGGSDSAAFDNVLELLTINGVLSLPEAVMLMVPEAWQDNAAMDPAKAAFYEWAACQMEPWDGPALFTFADGRYCGANLDRNGLRPCRYYVMDDDRIICASEVGTIQVDPERVVLKGRLQPGKMLLVDTVAGRIIDDAELKNTVAKRHDFRSWLHKELVSLPKVHEKLITQGTVDLEPKPDASTIQEDALLKAFGYTFEQVSLVLAPMASDEKEALGSMGNDAPLACLADAPRLLYEYFRQLFAQVTNPPIDPIREAIVMSLDCYVGPQGNLLGMESSQCGRLLLPTPILSIPEFNALKNINKFYPKWTSKVIDLTFPRSEGVEGYLKHLDYICDEATAAIDNKDSIIILSDRATSADRVSVSTLLASGMVHHHLVNNKWRSHVALVVETAEAREVHHMCVLVGYGVDAVNPYLAMECIIKLNREGLIRKKLSDDQLIRNYKYSADGGILKVMSKMGISTLASYKGAQIFEALGVDDSVVDRCFRGTATRIKGITFEQIAEDAFRFHEKGFPSRYTVTIPGLVESGEYHWRDGGEPHINDPTSIANIQDAVRTKNDKSYEAYSLSEYEQIKSCTLRGLLDFNFEESNPVPIDQVEPWTEIVRRFCTGAMSYGSISMESHSTLAVAMNRLGGKSNTGEGGEDPERSEVMSNGDTMRSAIKQVASGRFGVTSNYLADSDELQIKMAQGAKPGEGGELPGHKVSQSIARTRHSTPGVGLISPPPHHDIYSIEDLKQLIYDLKCANPRSRVSVKLVSETGVGIVASGVAKAKADHILISGHDGGTGASRWTGIKYAGLPWELGLAETHQTLVLNDLRGRVVVQTDGQLRTGRDVAIACLLGAEEWGFATTPLIAMGCIMMRKCHLNTCPVGIATQDPELRKKFQGTPEHVINFFYYIANELRAIMAKLGFRTINEMVGHAECLRVRDDLRTKKTSNIDLSLILTPAHKLRPGVATFNVRKQDHRLYVRLDNKLISEAELTLDKGLPSRIECDIVNTDRAMGTSLSYQISKRYGEDGLPMDTVHVNIKGSAGQSFGAFLAPGVTLELEGDANDYVGKGLSGGRLIVYPPRSAVFKAEENVIVGNVCLYGATSGTVFFRGVAAERFAVRNSGATAVVEGVGDHGCEYMTGGRVLILGSTGRNFAAGMSGGIAYILDIQQDFMSKLNTEMVEASGIDDPAEIAFVRSLIEDHHHYTGSELAARILLDFNRALRRFVKVLPVDYKRVLQEEAVKAAAAKKARFALPFLPGNPVREQHEKNQKENKKPSDLQDIEETIGDSAVEKKRSLVLDKTKGFMKYQRRSEKYRSAKTRTRDWAELSKRLDEDELKYQAARCMDCGVPFCQSDSGCPISNIIPKWNELVFQNQWRDALNRLLLTNNFPEFTGRVCPAPCEGACVLGINEDPVGIKSIECAIIDRGFDMGWMIPQEPKVRTGKTVAIIGSGPAGLACADQLNKAGHKVTVYERADRAGGLLMYGIPNMKLDKKIVKRRTDFMAAEGITFKTNVAVGQDVQLMDLKAENDAVVIATGATVARDLPIKNRSLEGIHFAMQFLHRNTKSLLDSELADDEYISAKGKHVVVIGGGDTGNDCIGTSVRHGAKSVTNFELLPQPPNQRARDNPWPQWPRVYRVDYGHTEVKQHMGKDPREYCVMSEEFVDDGTGKVKGINTIRVEWTKSSTGGWDMKKIEGSQQFFPADLVLLSMGFLGPEDRVLGDNIEKDGRKNVKTAPGKYSTNVEGIFAAGDCRRGQSLIVWGINEGRQCARECDRFLEGSTSLPVTGGIVKSSASEILARGPHREILGRAERAPIQVVAAAT